The following are encoded in a window of Roseimaritima ulvae genomic DNA:
- a CDS encoding carbamoyltransferase family protein: MTNILGISAFYHDSAAALVVDGDIVAAAQEERFTRKKHDFNFPEKAIAYCLETAGLNPEDLDYVGFYDKPVTKFERLLETYLAFVPSGYRSFRRAMPLWLKQKLHLPREIRRGLQDRYQGRFVFTDHHESHAASAFFPSPFDEAAILTLDGVGEWSSTCYGVGRGNKIELSHELRFPHSLGLLYSAFTYYTGFRVNSGEYKVMGLAPYGQPVYKDLILEHLMDLKDDGSFRMDMSYFNYCQGLTMTSEKMHRLFGGPAKPPESEVTQREMDLAASVQAVTEEVVLRTARHVHKETGMKNLVLAGGVALNCVANGRVLREGPFENLWIQPAAGDAGGALGTATFIWHQLLNKPRTVGKTDSQHGSLLGPAFSDQEIVSVLEDSETVFTSYDSDEELCERVAELIAEENVIGWFQGRMEFGPRALGGRSILGDPRSEKMQSVMNLKIKFRESFRPFAPIVLREYVDQYFQMRADQESPYMLIVAPVHDCIRKTLGSEYEDAFGIDKLNFVRSSLPAITHVDYSARVQTVDRVRNPLLHLLMSKFHEKTQCPVLINTSFNVRSEPIVCTPADALRCFLATEMDVLVLGRQVILKSQQTTQATDEFREQHLAQFKLD, encoded by the coding sequence ATGACCAACATTCTCGGCATTTCCGCCTTCTATCACGACTCGGCCGCCGCGTTGGTGGTCGACGGTGACATCGTGGCTGCGGCTCAGGAAGAACGTTTTACTCGCAAGAAACATGACTTCAACTTTCCCGAAAAAGCGATCGCGTACTGTCTGGAAACCGCCGGCCTGAACCCCGAAGACCTGGACTACGTCGGGTTCTACGACAAACCGGTCACTAAGTTCGAACGGTTACTGGAAACCTATCTGGCTTTTGTGCCCAGCGGTTACCGCTCGTTCCGTCGAGCCATGCCGTTGTGGCTGAAGCAGAAACTGCACCTGCCTCGAGAAATCCGCCGCGGTCTCCAAGATCGCTACCAGGGGCGATTCGTATTCACCGATCACCACGAGTCGCACGCCGCCAGTGCGTTTTTTCCATCGCCGTTCGACGAAGCCGCCATCCTCACGCTCGATGGCGTGGGCGAATGGTCGTCGACCTGTTACGGCGTCGGCCGCGGCAACAAGATCGAACTCAGTCACGAACTGCGGTTCCCCCATTCCCTGGGCCTGCTGTATTCCGCCTTTACCTACTACACCGGCTTCCGCGTCAACAGTGGCGAATACAAAGTCATGGGTCTGGCGCCGTATGGACAGCCGGTCTACAAAGACTTGATCCTCGAACACCTGATGGATCTGAAGGACGATGGCTCGTTCCGAATGGACATGAGCTACTTCAATTACTGCCAAGGTTTGACGATGACCTCAGAGAAGATGCATCGTCTGTTTGGTGGTCCCGCCAAACCGCCTGAATCCGAAGTCACTCAGCGAGAGATGGACCTGGCCGCGTCGGTCCAAGCGGTGACCGAAGAAGTCGTGCTGCGGACGGCTCGGCACGTGCACAAAGAAACCGGAATGAAAAACTTGGTGTTAGCCGGCGGCGTAGCCTTGAACTGTGTCGCCAACGGCCGTGTGCTCCGCGAAGGCCCCTTCGAAAACCTTTGGATTCAACCGGCCGCCGGTGATGCGGGCGGCGCACTGGGAACGGCCACGTTCATCTGGCACCAATTGCTGAACAAACCGCGAACGGTCGGTAAAACCGATTCGCAACACGGCTCCTTGCTGGGCCCCGCGTTTTCCGATCAGGAAATCGTGTCCGTGCTGGAAGATTCCGAGACGGTGTTTACCAGCTATGACAGCGACGAAGAACTGTGTGAGCGGGTTGCCGAATTGATCGCCGAAGAAAATGTCATCGGCTGGTTCCAGGGACGGATGGAATTTGGTCCCCGAGCGTTAGGAGGTCGCAGCATTCTGGGCGACCCCCGCAGCGAAAAGATGCAGTCGGTGATGAACTTGAAGATCAAGTTCCGCGAATCCTTTCGTCCCTTCGCTCCGATCGTCTTGCGCGAATACGTCGACCAATACTTTCAGATGCGAGCCGACCAGGAATCGCCGTATATGCTGATCGTCGCTCCGGTGCATGACTGCATCCGCAAGACGTTGGGTTCCGAATACGAAGATGCGTTTGGTATCGACAAACTGAATTTTGTGCGTTCCAGCTTGCCCGCCATCACCCACGTGGATTACTCGGCTCGCGTACAAACGGTCGATCGCGTGCGCAATCCGCTGCTGCACTTATTGATGAGCAAGTTTCACGAAAAGACTCAGTGCCCGGTGCTGATCAACACCAGCTTTAATGTTCGCAGCGAACCGATCGTGTGTACGCCGGCGGACGCGCTGCGTTGCTTCCTGGCCACCGAAATGGACGTTTTGGTATTGGGCCGTCAGGTGATTCTCAAATCGCAGCAAACCACCCAAGCCACGGATGAATTCCGCGAGCAACACCTTGCCCAATTTAAGTTGGATTGA
- a CDS encoding glycosyltransferase family 4 protein, which yields MRILMVCPELPRADCPGSMAPCARQIESLRALGHAIDVVDMQGIPKLKYLQVIPRLRRLAKRAEVIHAHFGYCGWLARWAPLWSGSNAPLVISFMGDDLLGTPYNARGDLEWFSKLMVRANRRLATKADQIIVKSQQMADVLAPTDAHVIPNGVDTDVFRPLDRDDARRQLGLPADASIVLFPGSPDNPRKGHALAKAAVEAASGLLERRIELLPLWGVQHDQVALYMNACNAMLMTSLIEGSPNVVKEAMACNTAVIGVPVGDVHQLLDGVQGCERCPRDVDALAAAIVRVFGSRTVAARDAIVDRGLELTSVAHRITAVYENALAWSSFAPRKNAKPRLSRSEQRPSEPVSPQSYRTR from the coding sequence ATGCGAATCCTGATGGTCTGCCCAGAACTACCGCGTGCCGACTGCCCGGGCAGCATGGCACCGTGCGCGCGACAGATCGAATCGCTGCGCGCGTTGGGTCATGCGATCGATGTGGTCGATATGCAAGGCATCCCCAAGCTGAAATACTTACAAGTCATCCCGCGTCTGCGGCGACTGGCCAAGCGTGCCGAAGTGATCCACGCTCATTTTGGCTACTGCGGTTGGCTGGCTCGCTGGGCTCCGCTGTGGTCCGGCAGCAATGCGCCGCTGGTGATTTCCTTCATGGGCGACGACCTGTTGGGCACGCCGTACAACGCTCGCGGCGACTTGGAATGGTTTAGCAAGCTGATGGTCCGAGCCAATCGGCGGCTGGCGACGAAGGCCGATCAGATAATCGTCAAAAGTCAGCAGATGGCCGATGTCCTGGCACCGACCGACGCGCACGTGATCCCCAACGGAGTGGACACGGACGTATTTCGCCCGCTCGATCGCGACGACGCCCGCCGCCAACTGGGCCTGCCCGCCGACGCCTCGATCGTGCTGTTTCCCGGCAGCCCCGACAATCCCCGCAAAGGGCACGCCTTGGCGAAAGCCGCCGTCGAAGCTGCCAGCGGATTGCTGGAACGCCGCATCGAATTGCTGCCGCTGTGGGGCGTCCAACACGATCAAGTTGCGCTTTACATGAATGCCTGCAATGCGATGCTGATGACCAGTTTGATCGAAGGTTCGCCGAATGTGGTTAAGGAGGCCATGGCCTGCAATACGGCGGTGATCGGAGTGCCGGTGGGCGACGTCCACCAGTTGCTCGACGGCGTGCAGGGCTGCGAGCGGTGTCCCCGCGACGTGGACGCCCTGGCCGCCGCCATCGTCCGCGTTTTTGGCTCGCGAACGGTCGCCGCTCGTGACGCGATTGTAGATCGTGGATTAGAATTAACTAGCGTCGCGCACCGCATCACCGCTGTGTATGAAAACGCCTTAGCATGGTCGTCTTTCGCTCCGCGAAAGAATGCCAAACCGCGGCTTTCGCGGAGCGAACAGCGACCTTCCGAGCCCGTCTCGCCCCAGAGTTACCGCACCCGATGA
- the asnB gene encoding asparagine synthase (glutamine-hydrolyzing) produces the protein MCGIAGILDPSRTTEALGRSVRAMNQAIKHRGPDDFGCHVQPGVAIGMRRLSIIDVAGGQQPLSNESGDIHVVCNGEIYNFADLRRDLQQRGHRFSSGSDAEVIVHLYEEYGDDCLHHLRGMFALAILDHPRQRLLIARDRLGKKPLFYAHRGNRFSFGSEMKSLLVDAPELSRPDYRSLGHFLQFAYIHEPHTIYEGIQRLPAAHFGVFDLQRGTFRIAPYWSVCFEPDDTVSEPEWAERLDACLAEAVRLRLHSEVPLGVFLSGGLDSSAVVAYASAAGLKPLKTFTIGFDRDEWDESEDAQAVAAHYGTEHHLLRLSEAELGDRFADTLQAVIRHCDEPFGDASAIPTYHISQLARQHVTVILSGDGGDELFAGYSSYRGALFAQAYRRRLPYWLGRYVLPALATTAAHVLPGRRHFQALRVAKVLRDSSLPILQAYRDKTSIWSVPQLRCLLNDDALASMDYMGSQYMPDAHWKILHSDRDLVSRLTEIDIRSYMLDDILVKVDRMSMAHALEVRSPLLDHRVVELAAQMPTSVKISGSQGKHILRKVLADKLPPRAIRKGKQGFSVPLRDWFRGRLREFVHDTLATDLPSELFNPKTVRQTLAEHQRGTVDHANRIWLLLTFASWYSQYVRGGAYSRAEVDRIPAVTAEASRCES, from the coding sequence ATGTGTGGCATAGCCGGGATCCTTGATCCTTCGCGAACCACCGAAGCCCTGGGGCGTTCGGTGCGAGCGATGAACCAAGCGATCAAACATCGCGGGCCCGACGACTTCGGTTGCCATGTGCAGCCGGGGGTCGCGATCGGTATGCGCCGGCTGAGCATCATTGACGTGGCCGGTGGTCAGCAACCGCTGTCCAACGAAAGCGGCGACATCCACGTGGTTTGCAATGGCGAGATCTACAACTTCGCGGATCTCCGTCGGGATCTGCAACAACGCGGCCATCGTTTTTCCAGCGGATCCGATGCGGAAGTCATCGTGCACTTGTATGAGGAATATGGCGATGATTGCCTGCACCATTTGCGGGGCATGTTTGCGTTGGCGATTCTGGACCACCCTCGGCAGCGGTTACTGATCGCCCGCGACCGCTTGGGCAAGAAGCCTCTGTTCTACGCGCACCGCGGCAATCGTTTTAGCTTCGGTTCGGAAATGAAATCGCTGCTTGTCGACGCGCCGGAATTAAGTCGTCCCGACTACCGCTCACTGGGACACTTCTTGCAGTTCGCCTACATTCACGAACCGCACACCATCTACGAAGGCATCCAGCGTTTGCCCGCGGCCCACTTCGGCGTCTTCGACTTGCAGCGTGGTACGTTCCGCATCGCCCCCTATTGGTCCGTTTGCTTCGAACCTGACGATACGGTCAGCGAACCGGAATGGGCCGAACGGTTGGATGCCTGCTTGGCCGAAGCGGTCCGCTTGCGGTTGCACAGCGAAGTGCCGCTGGGCGTATTCCTCAGCGGCGGCTTGGATTCCAGCGCGGTCGTGGCCTACGCCAGCGCGGCGGGATTAAAGCCGCTTAAAACCTTCACGATCGGTTTTGATCGCGACGAATGGGACGAGTCGGAAGATGCCCAAGCCGTGGCCGCGCATTACGGCACCGAACATCACCTGTTGCGTCTGAGCGAAGCCGAGCTGGGCGACCGTTTTGCCGACACGCTGCAAGCGGTGATCCGGCATTGCGACGAACCCTTCGGCGATGCCTCGGCCATCCCGACCTACCACATTTCGCAATTGGCCCGACAGCACGTGACGGTGATTTTGAGTGGCGACGGAGGCGATGAACTGTTCGCCGGCTATTCGTCCTACCGCGGAGCTTTGTTTGCACAAGCGTACCGCCGTCGTTTGCCTTACTGGCTGGGACGCTACGTATTGCCGGCACTCGCCACCACGGCTGCCCATGTGCTGCCCGGACGGCGGCATTTCCAAGCCCTGCGGGTGGCCAAAGTTCTCCGCGACAGCTCGCTGCCGATCCTGCAAGCCTACCGCGACAAGACGTCGATCTGGTCGGTGCCCCAGTTGCGTTGCCTGTTGAACGACGACGCCCTGGCGAGCATGGACTACATGGGCTCGCAATACATGCCGGACGCGCACTGGAAGATTCTGCACAGCGATCGCGATCTGGTCAGCCGGTTGACCGAAATCGACATCCGGTCCTACATGCTAGACGACATCCTCGTGAAGGTAGACCGGATGAGCATGGCGCATGCCTTGGAAGTCCGCTCGCCACTGTTGGATCACCGCGTCGTCGAACTGGCCGCGCAGATGCCCACGTCTGTCAAAATCAGCGGCTCACAAGGCAAACACATCCTGCGAAAAGTACTGGCCGACAAACTGCCCCCGCGTGCGATCCGCAAGGGCAAGCAAGGGTTCAGCGTTCCGCTGCGTGACTGGTTCCGCGGCCGCTTGCGCGAATTTGTCCACGACACGTTGGCCACCGATTTACCGTCTGAATTGTTTAACCCCAAGACGGTACGGCAAACGCTGGCGGAACATCAACGCGGCACCGTCGATCACGCGAATCGGATTTGGTTGTTGCTGACCTTTGCGTCTTGGTATTCGCAGTATGTCCGCGGCGGAGCCTACTCGCGGGCTGAAGTCGATCGGATTCCGGCTGTCACGGCGGAGGCTTCAAGATGCGAATCCTGA